Proteins encoded by one window of Armatimonadota bacterium:
- the purH gene encoding bifunctional phosphoribosylaminoimidazolecarboxamide formyltransferase/IMP cyclohydrolase, which translates to MPRALLSLTDKSGAADFAHGLADLGFELISTGGTAKALREAGLAVRDVSDVTGFPEMMDGRVKTLHPMVHGGLLGDRRNPGHVAAMAEAGITGIDVLCVNLYAFEQTVSGPHEFEAAVESIDIGGPAMVRSAAKNHASVLVVVDPADYGAVLEALSGEVPDSLRISLAAKAFRHTAYYDSMISRYMTERAGGSEWPEKLTLGCRWDGMPLRYGENPHQKGARYIDPLNAQSALTLIGSQEKGVSYINWLDAQGAWDLVCELPKGACAIIKHANPCGAALGANLGDSYRLAKASDPVSSFGGIVGFNQVVDEAAVAAMTEKGNFLEVIVSAGWESEDLIERFRAHTQWAANCRLLVGDPARPYRGRSFRTMGGGVLVQDVDVDPGEADWKVVTDRQPTSEEWEALRFQWRIIRHVSSNAIVIGSATRLLGVGAGQMNRVQSVRLALAQAGESANGAALASDAFFPFPDSLITAAEAGVRAFIQPGGSKKDDEAIAAANERGLTMVFTGVRHFKH; encoded by the coding sequence ATGCCACGTGCCCTCCTCTCTCTCACCGATAAGTCCGGCGCTGCCGATTTCGCCCACGGGCTGGCTGATCTTGGGTTCGAGCTGATCAGCACGGGCGGCACGGCAAAGGCTCTGCGAGAGGCGGGCCTGGCGGTCCGCGACGTGAGCGACGTCACCGGATTTCCGGAGATGATGGACGGGCGCGTCAAAACGCTGCACCCGATGGTCCACGGAGGGCTGCTGGGGGATCGGCGCAATCCGGGCCACGTTGCCGCCATGGCTGAGGCCGGCATCACGGGGATCGACGTGCTCTGCGTCAACCTCTACGCATTCGAACAGACCGTCAGCGGGCCCCACGAGTTCGAAGCCGCCGTCGAATCCATCGACATCGGAGGTCCCGCGATGGTGCGCTCCGCCGCCAAAAACCATGCGTCGGTGCTGGTGGTGGTGGACCCTGCCGACTACGGCGCGGTTCTGGAGGCCCTCTCTGGCGAGGTTCCGGATTCGCTGAGGATCAGCCTTGCGGCGAAGGCGTTCCGGCACACGGCCTATTACGACTCGATGATCTCGCGCTACATGACCGAGCGCGCCGGCGGGTCGGAATGGCCCGAGAAGCTCACGCTCGGATGCCGCTGGGACGGGATGCCGCTTCGGTATGGAGAGAACCCGCACCAGAAGGGCGCACGCTACATCGACCCGTTGAACGCTCAGAGCGCGCTCACGCTGATCGGCTCCCAAGAAAAAGGGGTCAGCTACATCAACTGGCTAGACGCCCAAGGCGCTTGGGACCTGGTTTGCGAGCTTCCAAAGGGCGCCTGCGCGATCATCAAGCACGCCAACCCGTGCGGCGCGGCGCTTGGGGCGAACTTGGGGGATAGCTACCGGCTGGCAAAGGCCTCCGACCCGGTTTCGAGCTTTGGCGGGATCGTGGGATTCAACCAAGTCGTGGATGAAGCCGCCGTTGCCGCCATGACCGAGAAAGGCAACTTCCTCGAGGTCATCGTGTCGGCGGGATGGGAGTCGGAGGACCTGATCGAGCGGTTTCGAGCGCATACCCAGTGGGCCGCGAATTGCAGGCTCTTGGTGGGAGATCCGGCAAGGCCGTACCGTGGCCGGTCCTTCCGAACGATGGGTGGCGGGGTGTTGGTGCAGGACGTGGACGTCGATCCCGGCGAGGCGGACTGGAAGGTCGTGACCGATCGGCAGCCGACCTCGGAGGAGTGGGAGGCCCTTCGGTTTCAGTGGAGGATCATACGTCACGTTTCCTCCAACGCCATCGTCATCGGTTCGGCAACAAGGCTATTGGGAGTGGGCGCGGGCCAGATGAATCGCGTTCAGAGTGTCCGCCTCGCCTTGGCTCAAGCAGGTGAATCAGCCAATGGCGCAGCGCTCGCCAGCGACGCGTTCTTCCCGTTCCCGGACAGCCTCATCACCGCCGCCGAGGCGGGTGTGAGGGCCTTCATCCAGCCCGGCGGAAGCAAGAAGGACGACGAAGCCATCGCCGCCGCCAACGAGCGTGGACTCACGATGGTGTTCACGGGAGTCCGGCACTTCAAACACTGA
- a CDS encoding UbiA family prenyltransferase, protein MATAARGFGALRVYLEMIKIEHSIFALPFAMIGMMWGSRTVEREPHVVYQLPEGATYVPPGYPGSPWPGWPTFLLIVLAMVSCRSAAMAFNRIADRAIDADNPRTKMRALPAGLLQLRHANLFFFGSSAVFVTAAALLNPLSLMLSPVALLVTLGYSLTKRFTPLCHFVLGLSLGIAPAAAWIAVTGTLSWAILPITFAVLFWTAGFDILYALQDVEFDRGHGLRSLPAWVGVHRALLISRMCHIGAVLALALGGVLVGAGLWFYVGVAFAAALLAYEQSLVKPNDLSRINLAFFTLNGYVSLGVFVFALVDVVVGS, encoded by the coding sequence ATGGCGACCGCCGCCCGGGGATTCGGCGCGCTCCGGGTCTATCTGGAGATGATCAAGATCGAACACTCGATCTTCGCGCTGCCGTTCGCGATGATCGGGATGATGTGGGGTAGCCGGACGGTCGAGCGGGAGCCGCACGTCGTTTACCAGTTGCCGGAAGGGGCCACCTATGTTCCACCTGGGTACCCGGGGAGCCCCTGGCCTGGCTGGCCGACCTTCCTCTTGATCGTGCTCGCGATGGTGAGTTGCCGCAGCGCGGCGATGGCGTTCAACCGGATCGCGGATCGGGCGATAGACGCGGACAATCCGAGGACCAAAATGCGGGCTTTGCCGGCGGGGCTGCTGCAGCTTAGGCACGCCAACCTGTTCTTCTTCGGATCGAGCGCCGTGTTCGTGACGGCGGCGGCACTGCTGAACCCCCTCTCGCTGATGCTGAGCCCCGTGGCATTGTTGGTGACGCTCGGTTACAGCCTGACCAAGCGCTTCACGCCGCTCTGCCACTTCGTGCTGGGGCTGAGCCTGGGGATCGCGCCGGCCGCAGCGTGGATCGCGGTGACGGGGACGCTAAGCTGGGCGATCCTGCCGATCACGTTCGCGGTGCTCTTCTGGACCGCGGGGTTCGACATCCTCTATGCGCTGCAGGATGTCGAGTTCGACCGGGGGCATGGGCTGAGATCGCTCCCGGCCTGGGTGGGGGTTCACCGAGCTCTCCTTATTAGTCGTATGTGTCATATAGGAGCGGTGCTGGCATTGGCTCTGGGCGGAGTCCTGGTCGGCGCGGGGCTGTGGTTCTATGTGGGGGTGGCGTTTGCGGCGGCGCTGCTGGCGTATGAGCAGAGCCTGGTGAAGCCGAACGACCTCTCTAGGATCAATCTGGCGTTCTTCACGCTCAACGGATACGTGTCGCTGGGCGTATTCGTGTTTGCTCTAGTGGATGTGGTGGTTGGTTCCTAA
- a CDS encoding amidohydrolase, with the protein MTLLNNFLWAFDGSPQEMLIEHGRVVWRRGPSPERPEGAQVQDLGGQLLMPAFIDAHCHFLPTGLDLLKLNLGGCGTRDEVLARLRDWERNMEPGKWLHAVHYDQTRFSDGVHLTRWDLDRVIPSRPVLLRHVSGHASVANTAALQAAGVPDGAPDPKGGSFGRDASGRLDGTLFERVHEEVTAGAPDPSFEEMVQGILLAGKRMKELGIACATDMMTGRFGLAQELDAYEEAVKRGCEARVRLYPVWSAVFGGRGMGDEALRERTRHWNADLIKLCGVKIFADGAVGAGTAAIYGRYVASELSPPPTPSSVSAGAKTKEGAPESPTPTPPSVSAGAKTKGGASGTSTPLPTPPIASLQGEGAQTSGQLLYAPERLNEMVRTAHSSGFRIAIHSIGDYATDLVMDVLEATGEPSRHRIEHAMLLSDSQIERLAGLGCHVSMQPEFLIRFAHAYKRQLGPERASKIKRMRSVVDAGIALSLSSDRPIVSGDPWVGVRCASDRPEGFDPAENLTRMEALLGYTQKAAEANEDGGRMGSLSEGQLADWIVCEGDSR; encoded by the coding sequence TTGACCTTGCTGAACAACTTCCTCTGGGCCTTTGATGGTTCGCCGCAAGAGATGCTCATCGAGCATGGGCGCGTGGTCTGGCGTCGCGGGCCAAGCCCCGAGCGCCCCGAGGGAGCACAGGTCCAGGACCTTGGTGGCCAACTGCTGATGCCCGCCTTCATCGACGCGCACTGCCACTTTCTGCCGACCGGGCTCGACCTTTTGAAGTTGAACCTCGGCGGTTGCGGAACGCGCGATGAGGTGCTAGCGAGGCTCAGGGATTGGGAGCGCAACATGGAGCCGGGAAAGTGGCTGCATGCGGTCCACTACGATCAGACGCGGTTTTCGGACGGAGTTCACCTGACGCGCTGGGATCTCGATCGGGTGATTCCCAGCCGGCCGGTGTTGCTGCGACACGTGAGCGGGCACGCCAGCGTGGCGAACACGGCGGCGCTCCAGGCGGCGGGTGTTCCTGATGGAGCCCCGGACCCGAAGGGCGGATCGTTCGGGCGGGACGCCTCGGGCAGACTGGACGGCACGCTCTTTGAGAGGGTCCACGAGGAAGTCACCGCCGGGGCGCCGGACCCCAGTTTCGAGGAGATGGTGCAGGGGATCCTGCTCGCGGGCAAGCGAATGAAAGAGCTGGGAATCGCCTGTGCCACCGACATGATGACCGGGCGATTCGGGCTCGCGCAGGAGCTCGACGCCTATGAGGAGGCGGTGAAACGGGGCTGCGAGGCAAGGGTGCGGCTGTATCCGGTGTGGTCGGCGGTGTTTGGGGGTCGAGGGATGGGCGACGAGGCGCTGCGGGAGCGGACCCGGCACTGGAATGCCGATCTGATCAAGCTGTGTGGCGTGAAGATCTTTGCCGATGGGGCGGTAGGCGCCGGGACGGCTGCAATCTATGGGAGGTATGTGGCATCTGAGTTGTCTCCCCCCCCAACCCCCTCCTCAGTTTCCGCCGGAGCGAAAACCAAGGAGGGGGCTCCGGAGTCTCCCACCCCAACCCCTCCCTCAGTTTCCGCCGGAGCGAAAACCAAGGGAGGGGCTTCCGGAACCTCCACCCCTCTGCCCACTCCCCCTATCGCCTCGCTACAAGGGGAGGGGGCTCAGACTTCTGGGCAGCTCCTTTATGCTCCTGAGCGGCTGAACGAGATGGTGCGGACCGCGCACAGCTCGGGATTTCGGATTGCGATCCACTCGATCGGGGATTACGCCACGGACCTCGTGATGGATGTCCTGGAGGCCACCGGCGAGCCAAGCAGACACCGCATCGAACACGCGATGCTGCTCTCAGATTCTCAGATCGAGCGTTTGGCGGGCCTTGGATGCCACGTCTCGATGCAGCCCGAGTTTCTGATCCGGTTCGCCCACGCCTACAAGCGGCAGCTTGGCCCCGAGCGAGCCTCGAAGATCAAAAGAATGCGCTCAGTGGTGGACGCGGGAATCGCGCTAAGCCTCAGCTCCGACCGGCCGATCGTCTCGGGCGACCCTTGGGTGGGGGTTCGGTGTGCATCGGATAGGCCGGAGGGGTTCGACCCTGCCGAAAACCTGACACGCATGGAGGCACTGCTCGGCTACACCCAGAAGGCCGCGGAAGCCAACGAGGACGGCGGCCGCATGGGCTCGCTCAGTGAAGGCCAGCTTGCGGACTGGATCGTCTGCGAGGGCGATTCGCGATAG
- a CDS encoding FAD-dependent oxidoreductase, producing MKVAVVGAGISGLYAARRVEASGAEVRVFEATDRLGGRIQTVHRDGLVYEAAAEWILPEHQRALTLARSLGLPPIESPTGPNTLFYKGETNSGASLWEDAALDDQRLKQELDSLLETLDNPKVTAFQVGRLDTLSLQILIKSKALSERGAWWLESKLRAEMREDPGRISVYGYLVQAKRDRARAASTTAFRIPGGMSELVAKLAASLKSPVQTGKRLVNTEWKENQVFLTFADGTSENFDQAVLAMPPKALLQVAITPSISPKKRAAWEAAVYGRAVKVCLEFSRDWWTEIGWNGRLMTNRPIQRTWDGTLGSGVQGLGSGPDKAAVSDMSDRSDKADKSDQTNTGSSAPPTATDRPSVLNVWICGKAAESWARFSDPVRGCLEDLAGHFPQAKEHFTGGTWTAWLADSPSGGAYMFPSTGFVLAHSENLITPEGRLHFAGDFWGESAGRIEGALDSAERVSTEVSLS from the coding sequence GTGAAAGTCGCCGTTGTCGGAGCAGGGATTTCGGGGCTGTATGCCGCGCGGAGGGTGGAGGCTTCCGGCGCGGAGGTGCGCGTCTTTGAGGCCACCGACCGCCTCGGCGGGCGCATCCAGACCGTCCACCGCGACGGCCTGGTCTATGAGGCCGCCGCCGAGTGGATCCTCCCCGAGCACCAGCGCGCGCTGACCTTGGCGCGCAGCCTCGGGCTGCCGCCCATCGAGAGCCCCACCGGGCCGAACACGCTGTTCTACAAGGGCGAGACGAACTCCGGCGCGAGCCTCTGGGAGGACGCCGCTCTCGACGACCAACGCCTGAAACAGGAGCTCGACTCGCTGCTGGAGACCCTAGACAACCCCAAGGTCACGGCGTTCCAGGTTGGGCGGCTGGACACCCTGAGCCTGCAGATCCTCATCAAGTCCAAAGCGCTCAGCGAGCGCGGGGCGTGGTGGCTGGAATCCAAACTCCGCGCCGAGATGCGCGAGGACCCCGGGCGGATCAGCGTCTACGGCTATCTGGTTCAGGCCAAGCGCGATCGGGCACGCGCCGCTTCCACCACGGCGTTTCGTATTCCTGGAGGCATGTCGGAGCTGGTCGCAAAGCTCGCCGCCAGCCTGAAGAGCCCAGTCCAGACCGGCAAGCGCCTCGTGAATACCGAATGGAAGGAAAACCAGGTGTTCCTGACCTTCGCCGACGGGACGAGTGAGAACTTCGACCAGGCGGTCCTCGCCATGCCGCCCAAAGCGCTGCTGCAGGTGGCCATCACTCCATCCATCTCCCCCAAAAAGCGAGCGGCCTGGGAGGCGGCGGTCTACGGCCGGGCGGTCAAGGTGTGTTTGGAGTTCAGCCGGGACTGGTGGACCGAGATCGGCTGGAACGGCCGGTTGATGACGAATAGGCCGATCCAGCGGACTTGGGACGGAACTCTGGGGTCTGGGGTGCAGGGTCTGGGGTCTGGGCCCGACAAGGCAGCCGTGTCGGACATGTCGGACCGGTCGGACAAGGCTGACAAGTCAGATCAGACGAACACCGGAAGTTCTGCCCCCCCAACCGCAACAGACCGCCCCTCGGTCCTCAACGTCTGGATCTGCGGCAAGGCCGCTGAGAGTTGGGCCCGGTTCTCCGACCCCGTTCGCGGGTGCCTGGAAGACCTCGCCGGCCACTTCCCTCAGGCGAAGGAGCACTTCACAGGTGGGACCTGGACCGCGTGGCTGGCCGATTCACCCTCGGGCGGGGCCTACATGTTCCCCTCGACCGGATTCGTGCTCGCTCACAGCGAGAACCTCATCACGCCGGAGGGTCGGCTTCACTTTGCGGGCGACTTCTGGGGAGAGAGCGCCGGCCGCATCGAGGGTGCGCTGGATTCGGCGGAGCGGGTGTCCACAGAGGTATCGCTCTCTTGA